A genomic region of Streptomyces rimosus contains the following coding sequences:
- the resB gene encoding cytochrome c biogenesis protein ResB → MASKTDTPRDADDAEVGAAGSQLSTAPEEEAAGEVSLPSLGPIGWARWFWRQLTSMRVALILLFLLSLGAIPGSLVPQTSIDPTKVEQFRTDHPTLAPLYDKLGLFHVYSSVWFSAIYLLLFISLIGCIVPRSWQFVGQLRSRPPRAPRRLTRLPAYTTWRTDRAPDEVLGAAQRLLKKRRFRAHTVDDAVAAEKGYLREAGNLIFHVSLIVILVAVAVGSLWKSEGGKLVVEGDGFANSLTQYDNFKSGAFYDTDDLEPFGFSLKSFDASYERTGPQKGTPREFRANISYFQGADGKEHPGKIEVNHPLEIADSKIFLLSHGYAPVVEVTDGRGKQVYSGAVPFLPQDMQNYTSTGVVKVPNAQTAAGKRNQLGFSGFFVPTYGGKGSGSMFSTFPALDNPRLTLTAYHGDLGVDSGLPQSVYQLEKKNLKQYKQDGRAVAQMMKPGETMKLPGGDGSIKFVGVKQWATFQVSHQPGNGLALIGAIAILIGLAGSLFIQRRRVWVRAVRGADGVTVVEMAGLGRSESTRLPEELADLAGALEADAPLAEAATDSGPVTDEDASADSAPVPAPSPAADEKKPTPTGSESTAKSTGSTDSADDPADPSEGARA, encoded by the coding sequence ATGGCCTCCAAGACCGACACCCCCCGCGACGCCGACGACGCCGAGGTCGGCGCCGCGGGCTCGCAGCTGTCCACCGCCCCCGAGGAGGAGGCGGCCGGGGAGGTCTCCCTGCCGTCCCTCGGGCCGATCGGCTGGGCCCGGTGGTTCTGGCGGCAGCTGACGTCGATGCGGGTCGCGCTGATCCTGCTGTTCCTGCTCTCGCTGGGCGCCATCCCCGGCTCGCTGGTCCCGCAGACCAGCATCGACCCGACCAAGGTCGAGCAGTTCCGCACCGACCACCCGACGCTGGCGCCGCTGTACGACAAGCTGGGCCTGTTCCACGTCTACAGCTCGGTGTGGTTCTCCGCGATCTACCTGCTGCTGTTCATCTCGCTGATCGGCTGCATCGTGCCGCGCTCGTGGCAGTTCGTCGGCCAGCTGCGCAGCCGCCCGCCGCGCGCCCCGCGCCGGCTGACCCGGCTGCCCGCGTACACGACGTGGCGTACGGACCGGGCGCCCGACGAGGTGCTCGGCGCGGCCCAGCGCCTGCTGAAGAAGCGCCGCTTCCGCGCCCACACCGTCGATGACGCGGTCGCCGCCGAGAAGGGCTACCTGCGCGAAGCGGGCAACCTGATCTTCCATGTCTCACTGATCGTGATCCTGGTCGCGGTCGCCGTCGGCAGCCTGTGGAAGTCCGAGGGCGGCAAGCTGGTCGTCGAGGGAGACGGCTTCGCCAACAGCCTCACCCAGTACGACAACTTCAAATCCGGCGCCTTCTACGACACCGACGACCTCGAACCGTTCGGCTTCTCCCTCAAGAGCTTCGACGCGTCCTACGAGCGCACCGGCCCCCAGAAGGGCACCCCGCGCGAGTTCCGCGCCAACATCTCGTACTTCCAGGGCGCGGACGGCAAGGAACACCCGGGCAAGATCGAGGTCAACCATCCGCTGGAGATCGCGGACTCCAAGATCTTCCTGCTCTCGCACGGCTACGCGCCGGTCGTCGAGGTCACCGACGGCCGCGGCAAGCAGGTCTACAGCGGCGCCGTGCCGTTCCTGCCGCAGGACATGCAGAACTACACCTCCACCGGCGTGGTCAAGGTGCCCAACGCGCAGACCGCCGCCGGCAAGCGCAACCAGCTCGGCTTCTCGGGCTTCTTCGTGCCCACGTACGGCGGCAAGGGCTCCGGCTCGATGTTCTCCACGTTCCCCGCGCTGGACAACCCGCGGCTGACGCTGACCGCGTACCACGGCGACCTCGGCGTGGACTCCGGACTGCCGCAGAGCGTGTACCAGCTGGAGAAGAAGAACCTCAAGCAGTACAAGCAGGACGGCCGCGCCGTCGCCCAGATGATGAAGCCCGGCGAGACCATGAAGCTCCCCGGCGGCGACGGCAGCATCAAGTTCGTCGGCGTCAAGCAGTGGGCCACCTTCCAGGTCTCCCACCAGCCCGGCAACGGCCTCGCCCTGATCGGCGCGATCGCCATCCTGATCGGCCTGGCCGGCTCCCTGTTCATCCAGCGCCGCCGGGTCTGGGTACGGGCCGTACGCGGCGCCGACGGCGTGACCGTCGTCGAGATGGCGGGCCTGGGCCGCAGCGAGTCCACCCGCCTTCCGGAGGAGCTGGCCGATCTGGCGGGGGCGCTGGAGGCGGACGCGCCGTTGGCGGAGGCGGCCACGGATTCCGGCCCGGTCACGGACGAGGACGCGAGCGCGGACTCCGCCCCCGTCCCCGCCCCGTCCCCGGCCGCCGACGAGAAGAAACCCACCCCCACCGGCTCCGAAAGCACGGCGAAGTCCACCGGTTCCACCGACTCCGCCGATGATCCTGCCGACCCCTCCGAAGGAGCGCGCGCGTGA
- a CDS encoding cytochrome c biogenesis CcdA family protein — MTLAAATGPAATITSGALLLAVPVALLGGLVSFFSPCVLPLVPGYMSYVTGVTGADLAEAKRGRMLAGASLFVLGFTAVFVSGGALFGYFGQELQDYQDPINKVLGVLMILLGLAFAGVLKNFGQRELRFHKKPAMGLAGAPVLGVLFGVGWTPCLGPTLTAVSSLALNQASAGRGALLTVAYCLGLGLPFVFVALAFRKALGAFGWVKRHYVWVMRLGGGMMVVLGVLLLTGVWADMMSGLQSWTSSFTPGI; from the coding sequence ATCACGCTCGCCGCCGCCACCGGCCCCGCCGCCACGATCACCTCGGGCGCGCTGCTGCTCGCCGTGCCCGTCGCCCTCCTCGGCGGCCTGGTCTCCTTCTTCTCGCCCTGCGTGCTGCCGCTCGTACCCGGCTACATGTCCTACGTCACGGGCGTGACCGGAGCGGACCTCGCCGAGGCCAAGCGCGGCCGGATGCTGGCCGGTGCCTCCCTCTTCGTCCTCGGCTTCACCGCCGTGTTCGTCTCCGGCGGCGCCCTCTTCGGCTACTTCGGCCAGGAGCTCCAGGACTACCAGGACCCGATCAACAAGGTCCTCGGCGTCCTGATGATCCTGCTCGGCCTGGCCTTCGCCGGCGTCCTGAAGAACTTCGGCCAGCGCGAGCTGCGCTTCCACAAGAAGCCCGCCATGGGCCTGGCCGGCGCGCCGGTGCTCGGTGTGCTCTTCGGCGTCGGCTGGACGCCGTGCCTGGGCCCGACGCTCACCGCGGTCAGCTCGCTCGCCCTCAACCAGGCCAGTGCCGGGCGCGGCGCCCTGCTGACCGTGGCCTACTGTCTTGGCCTGGGCCTGCCCTTCGTCTTCGTCGCCCTCGCCTTCCGCAAGGCGCTGGGCGCCTTCGGCTGGGTCAAGCGCCACTACGTGTGGGTGATGCGGCTCGGCGGCGGCATGATGGTCGTGCTCGGCGTCCTGCTCCTCACCGGCGTATGGGCCGACATGATGTCCGGCCTGCAGAGCTGGACCAGCAGCTTCACCCCAGGGATCTGA